The region CAGTTTATAAACTTTAAGTACTCCCCTGTATTTCTAGTGATAGTCAGTACTGTAATacatgcttaaaacaaaaatcttagaaaacagaagactcaaagaaaaaaatgcacctataatcctactTCCCAAAGAAAAATCACGTTGGTGTTGAGAATTTTCGGTATGTATCTATGCCTtagttacctatttttttttcaccaaagTGTCAACAAACCATATGTATTATTTTGCAGCCTATGTTTTAACTTAGGGAAGATTCTTTCAAGTTAACATCCTTTTTCAAGATTTTGATGGCATGATTTTAGCCTATCATACagatatactacaatttatttatcttggGGATTTGGGTATAATATTAATATCGGTGGTATTTTGTACATTCCTAAAGCCAAAGAAAGTAATCAAGGCCCTTCCATTCATaacatatttgttttaatctGAAACACCTCTTTAAAAGGCACTATCCAACATCCATTTTGAATcttaaaatccaaaatactgacaatgttaataataaagcaaaaattatactactttttaatatttacattgtgTCCAATTTGCCTATGAATTATATTCGGGAAAAATGCACTACCAAATGGGAAAAAACACCTAAAATCATTTTTGAGGAGTCCTAGTGTGttgtaaattaaaatgttctGCTCTAACACATGCTTCCATAATTTAAAGAATGTCTATATTCAGTATAATGTGTACTTGTTTTTCAggatttcttctatatttttacaaCTCTTTCTCCCCCTTTAAAACTTCTTCCTCATAATAACAAAACTATGCTTCCCCAAACCAGGAAATGTACGCTTTTCAAAACCGCGATTCTTTGTGGGGTTAAGAAGCTCAAATACCTAGCTTCTACTCTAAATACAAATTCCACTGATAAAAATACTCGGAAAAAATacggaaagaaaaaaagatcatcaGGAGAGTTTGTGTCGCACCGTCaaaaaaccaccaccaaaaaagGAGGCCCAGAGCGGCGGAGAAAATGAAGGATCTTCCCGACCTGTCACTGGTAAGGGGACTAAGGAAAACGTTGACAGCTTTGAAGCTGCCCCGCGACGAGCGGGAAAGCAGGGCGCCGGGAGTTTCTGGGCCGTGGCGCGCCTTTGTCCCGGCTGGCAGGTGCGGCAAGGCTGCGGGGCCCGTCCCGAGGCCCGCCGCcacaccccgccccgcccgcgcgccGGCCCGACCGGCGCGTCCGCacggccggggcggggcctccgCGGCGGCTCCCGCCCGCCCGGGCCCACACAAAGGCCCGGCAGCTGGCCGAGGGGGaacggccccgcccgccccggtCCCAGCCTTACCCAGCCACTCCGCCGCCTGCAGCCCCGGCCGCGGTCACCgaccgccgcgccccgccccgtgGCCGCCACGGCTGCTGCTATTGCTCCTCCGGCCGCGGCCGCTGCCGTCGCTCGGGCACCCGCCGCCCTCACCGCCCTCACCCCTCCCGGTGCCGCCGCAAAACCAGCCCGGGCGGCCGCCAAGCAATCCCGGATCCTCACGACACTGCGTGCGCGCGCACACGAAAGGACGGTGGCGCACTTTACGGCGGCAGCGTAATTGCGTGGCGCTCGTCAGAGGCCTTAGTTCGCACGTGGCGCCTGCGGCGTTATCTGTTGCCGCTGCTTCAGCTGCCACTGTCGTTTCCTCAGCCAGTATGAAGCGACCAAGTGAGTGGGGTCGGGAGGTGGCCGTGGAGGGAGCCCTGTTTGGTGGTCGCCGAACCCACCCGGGCGCTCTTCTGCGGAGGTTGTGGTGGGAGCCTATGGGTAGGCCGCCGCCTTGTCCCCACGTAGAACCGAGAGTTGAAAGACCTTAGGTCGATCCTGTTAACCGCGGGCTCATTGTGCGGAAGGAAAACTGGGCCAGGTTCTCATTAGGAAATAGCGTCTGAGTCAGGCTTCGTGCCCGAAATTTGTTTTTTTGCGGGCACGTGCACGTCGGCTAAGAGCTGCCTCGCAAACCCACTGTTCTTTCCTGCCTTGTGATCTGTAATGCTTGAGACGAAGTGGCTGTCGTTTGGGGTCTCCTGCGTGTGATTCCATTCAAATGTGGGAAGAGTAGGTGCAGGGAACTTGGACTCCAATTTGGGTCTATTGAATCAAATTCTTTGGGACTTGCGAGTGGCATATATGTTTGTGTGAAACGCCCCACATGGTTCTTAACGTTAGGTTTGACAGCTAATAACACAAAGGACGTGATTTCCATAGTGGGCTTACCAAAAACTAAGCAGACCAATTGTATTAGTCTGTTTGTCATGTGCTTTTTTTCTAGAGTTGAAAAAAGCAAGTAAACGCATGACCTGCCACAAGAGGTATAAAATCCAAAAAAAGGTAAGTGTGGTAAGGAGAGTTATGGCAAATATATTGCTAACCTGATTTCTGcttccctgtcctcatggagaaGTCTGGATTAATATGATTTAGTCTTGGGAAATAGGATTGGACCATGGGCATAAGCCGTCAGGCATCAGGAGTGCAGCTGTGGGAAAGTGCAGTAATTTGGTGATAAGAAAGTCAGTAAACTCTGCTCAACGtattaataatttctgcagaGAGCCTTCTaaagttttgttctgttttgtttgagacagagtcttgtttttgTCGCCCTGGGTCGAGTGCAGTTGCTTCttgtcatagctcattgcaacctcaaactcctgggcttgagtgatccccttgcctcagctttccaagtagctggaacgacaggctaattttttctatttttggtagagatgaggtcacttactcaggctggtctccaactccagaactcaagcaatcctcttttctcagcctcctagagtactaggattacaggcatgagccactatacctagcttaaagatattttctttgatttatacataaatatgtatgctCTCTGTATGAGTCCAATTAAAGCTCCATATTCCTAGGACATTTTCCAGGCATAACCAAACTGCAGCCAGATTGGTTTCTCACTTGAATTCtgcttaaatgaaaatatttttgtaaacagATAACCTTTGTTTATTATAATAGGTCCGAGAGCACCATCGAAAATTGAGGAAGGAGGCTAAAAAACGGGGTCACAAGAAGCCTAGGAAAGATCCAGGAGTTCCAAATAGTGCTCCCTTTAAGGAGGCTCTTCTTCGTGAGGCTGAGCTAAGGAAACAGCGGGTAAGTTATGTTAGCCGAAATTTTCAGTGAGCCATGTAGTGTGGGTATGTTTTTTAAGAGTAAGGTAACAGCACTAGTCACCGGCTTACCTATTTATTTTATGGCTCGGACACAGCTTGAAGAACTAAAACAGCAGCAGAAACTTGACAGGCAGAAGGaacaagataagaaaagaaaacttgaaactAATCCTGGTGTTAAGCTATCTAATGTGGAACCCATGAAAGAGGTATGATTAGGTCCCTTTGTAAATGAGATGAATTCTGACATAGAAGTAAAACACTTGCAAAGGGCAAGGGCTGCTGAGCTTCTTGGGTAGAAGAAAACTGAGTTCATACTCTTTCTtaccttatttaaaatatcaactgCACTACTGCTAATCAGTTATGGAAAATGGAGACACAGGTTACAACTGTTGTACTtataattttgtgtccttttcacCTTCATATTCTAGGAATTTGGACATTGCAAAACTAAGAACAAAGCCATTTCGGGTAAACAGAGTTCAAAGAAGTTGTATTGTCAAGAACTTAAAAAGGTATCTGAGCCTAGGTCAGTGTCTATTAATGGTAACAAGGTTTAAAAGActcaaatgatttcttttttttttttttgagacagagtctcactttgttgcccaggctagagtgagtgccatggcgtcagcctagcccacagcaacctcaatctctggactcaagcaatcctcctgccttagcctcccaagtagctgggactacaggcatacgccaccatgcccggctaattttttttctctatatattagttggccaattaatttctatttatagtagagacagggtcttgctcttgctcaggctggtttcgaactcctgaccttgagcaatccacccgcctcagcctcccagagtgctaagattacaggcgtgagccaccgcacccggcctcaaatAATTTCTTGACCTAATACCAGCCTTGTAAAGATGGAAGTAAGAGTTCACCTGAGCTTGGAAGAATCCTTTAGCAATTTGGCTTATCCTTTTTAAGGCCTCTCCTCTTGTGTTTAGCTGATGAtagtattttctttgcttttaaattttttcatagacACAGTTATTTCCCCAAGCATGACTTAACAAAGTGGCACATTGTGTTAAAGAAACACATTGACATAGTGTTTTTTAAGATTGAGGAAAGTATATTAATGTAAGCAGTGTCAAAATAAGTACTGAAGTACTCTGTTGAAACCTAAGTGAAGAAGGTCAGGATGGTGATGTCATCTTTGGGTGGTTGCTCCACAGCATTCCCATCCCCCATTGTTCATTTTCTCAGGCTCCCTACCCGCTGTGGATAGGACCTGACTGTGCCTCTCAGCAACTCTTGGCAAAGCCAAAAGGGCTTATCAAACTACATAATTCACTATGGGCTGATTGTGTATTTAGATAGCTGGGGCTATTTGTACTTTTGAAATCCATGTTGATCAGAGGCTGCTGAACAAgcctatgcattttattttcctgtgagaAATGATGAGTTGTCAACATTCTTCATACCAAAGTGAAGACATGAGATCCAACTCTGATCTCCCCTTGCTGATCATGTCAGTAGGCTCCTGTTGAAGGTATTACCAGAGCAAGGGATGCAGTTCTGATCATTTTTTCCTTGCTTGCCAGGTGATTGAAGCCTCAGATGTTGTGCTAGAGGTGTTGGATGCCAGAGATCCTCTTGGTTGCAGGTGTCCTCAGGTAGAAAAGGCCATTGTTCAGCATGGACAGAAAAAGCTGGTACTTGTATTAAATAAATCAGGTGAGCCTGTTGTCCTCCATGTGCACTGGTGAGGTATGAGGAAAACATCTTAACAGTCTGATTGTCACTGAGAGACTGGTAAGATCCAACTCTGACCTCAGCAGAGCCAGAGCATTGAACTCTGGTTGCCAAAGACAGTGCTGGGCAGTGGGGGTAGGGTGGGTTTTACAAGTTATTCGACTGGTTTCTACTTACCATTGTAGCTTATTTAAGAGTGTGAGCTTCTATGCTCAGCTTACTGAGTAGTATATTTCATGTAGGAAGTTATGACTATGTGCCAAATTCCCCACACCTACACTATGTTGAGTATTAGTTCAGGAGTGAGATAAATTGGGATGgatatgacaaaatatttaagtgaaatGCATAATTATGTATCTGAATTTGAGCAGCAGGAACAGGAACAACCAGAACCAAGATTTATGAAGCAGAAAGTTGAAATGGAACCCAGAATTATTGGGGTTAGGAAACAGATGGCTGCAAGCTGAGAGTAAATTCTGGAAATAGAGGTATCAGGTTAGTGGGGTCATAATACAGATGTTAAATCTGTCCTGAAAAGGTGAACAATGCAGAGGGGATTGAAGTACAGGAGTGTAGATATTGAGCTCTGTTAAGAAAAGGGCAGCACACTAAGATAAGAATCTGCTTTGGCTCTTGTCATTCAAAATTTCTAAACCATGACAGACAGTCCACttagaaatgtaaatgaatgttGATCTTATACGCAGTTGAGTAAAGAAGTTGTCAAGCATTTAATgcacagaataaagaaaatatttggggttaaaaaaaaaaaaaaaagaaaagggcagcATAGTAGGAGAGTTTATCTTCCCCCAATTTTCTACTTAAATTGAAAAAACAGAAGAGGCAAACCAGAGTAAAATCAGCAGTTTACTATGTATTGCAGATTAATCTCAACAAAATGACTAAATGGAGCACTGTCTTATTTCTAATTCCTGTCAGATCTGGTACCAATGGAGAATTTGGAGAGCTGgctaaattatttgaagaaagaattgcCAACAGTGGTGTTCAAAGCCTCAACAAATCCGAGGGACAAAGGGAGAATAACCAAGGTACTCTTTACTCCTAGTGGTGAGAAATGTGgttctttcagattttggatGGTTGAAATATGATGAGTTTACaaaatcttgatttaaaaaaatgaaaaattacaagaTCCAACTCTGATTTCATCCGGAGATCATCTGGAAGGCAGTAAAGTATAGTGATTTTAAGAGCTGGGTGCTAGAGTCAGATTGCTTGGTTTTTACTCACTTGTCACAATAATTAAACTAATTATTTGGAATTTCAATATGTGAAGGTAAAGAAGAAAGCTGCTCCATTCAAAAGTAAAGTCTGCTTTGGGAAAGAGGGCCTTTGGAAACTTCTTGAAGGTTTTCAGGAGACTTATGGCAAAGCCATTCAAGTTGGAGTAATTGGTGAGTTTATTTAAAGTATCAAGATTCTCATGTTAAGTAATAGTGTTGTTAAATAAAGGGCTTGCTCAAATATTAGCTTTTTGCCCACCTTAccaaaaacttaaagaaaaaaacttaattgCTGCCTGATTCAGTTGTTTTGGCTGAGCACTGTAGGAAGTTGGCTTCTAAAAATTCTTGGTTTGTTTGAATTAATATTCTTTTCCTGCCCTTTAATTACTTGTGCAAGAAATGAAGAAGCTACGGTTGGTCTTAGAGGTGAAGTGAAGACGCTCAGATCCAACTCTGATCTTGCACTAAACATCAGGCAAATGTAAAATTTGGCAGTGAAAATTTTATAGCTACCAATACATATGttttacatttgttcattttccatttatttgtaggCTTCCCAAATGTGGGGAAAAGCAGCATCATCAATAGCTTAAAACAAGAATGGATATGTAATGTTGGTGTATCCATGGGGCTCACAAGGTATATTGAGCTGTTCCATAATTATACtgttttatttgggttttttggcTCTATCCTAGGCTTCAGTGTAAtcgcttcatcatagctcactgcagcctcaaaatcctgatctcaagcaatcctcctgcctcaacctccctagtagctgggactaacagcacacaccaccacaactggctaattttttctatttttggtaaagatggggtctcactcttttttttttttttttattttagcgtattatgggggtacaagtgttaaggttacatatattgcccgtgcccccctcccccttgagtaagagcttcaagtgtgttcatccctcaaacattgcacatcttaatcgtggttgtatatacccatcccttcctccaccctcctgacacccgataaatgttactcctatatgtccgcttaggtgttgatccgttaataccaatttgctggtgagtacatgtggtgctggtttttccaatcttgagataattcacttagtagaatgggttccagctttatccaggaatatatgagatgctatatcaccattgtttcttattttttattttttttttctttttttttttgagacagagtctcactttgttgcccaggctagagtgagtgccgtggcgtcagcctagctcacagcaacctcaaactcctgggctcaagcgatccttctgtctcagcctcccaagtagctgggactacaggcatgcgccaccatgcccggctaattttttctatatatattagttggccaattagtttctttctatttatagtagagacggggtctcgctcttgctcaggctggtttcgaactcctgacctcgagcaatccgcccgcctcggcctcccagagagctaggattacaggcgtgagccaccgcgcccggccatcaccattgtttcttaaagcttagtagtattccatggtatacatataccacattttattaatccactcatgaattgatgggcactttggttgtttccacagctttgcaattgtgaattgtgctgctgtaaacattcgactgcatatgtctttttcataaagtgacttttgatctattaggtagatgcccagtagtggaattgctggatcaaatggtagatctacttgtattgctttgaggtatctcaagatggggtctcactcttggtcaggctggtctcaaactcctgacctcaagcgatcctcccaccttagcctcccagagtgctaggattatagataggcatgagccacggtgcctagcctttttttttttttttttttgacagagtcttactctgttgcccaagctagagtgctctggtgtcagcctagctcatagcaacctcaaactcctgggctcaagcgatcctcctgcctcagcctcccaagtagctgggactacagggatgcgccaccatgcccggctaatttcttctatgtatttttagttagccaattaatttcttttttagtagagacggggtcttgcttttgctcaggctggtttcaaactcctgacctcgagcaatctgccagcctcagcctcccagagtgctaggattacaagtgtgagccaccattcccagcttagcctggaatattttatttttgtagatgactaaatatgatttcattttgatTATCTTGAGaaagacaattttctttttttttttttttgagacagagtctcgctttgttgcccagactagagtgagtgccgtggcgtcagcctagctcacagcaacctcaaactcctgggctcaagcgatcctactgcctcagcctcccgagtagctgggactacaggcatgtgccacgatgcccggctaattttttttttatatatatatcagttggccagttaatttctttgtatttatagtagagacggggtctcactcttgctcaggctggttttgaactcctgacctcgagcaatccgcccacctcggcctcccagagagctaggattacaggcgtgagccaccgcgcccagcctcttttcttttttcttttcttttttttttttttaaagctgtcaATGAAAGGAAGAGGGTTAAGCCATTGCCATGTTGGGGAAGAATTGACTGGAGTGGGACAACTGTCCACAATATAGTTTGAAAGACAAATAAGATTAGGAGGAAAGCTGCCTCAGAGGAAGTGATGTTTGAACTAGGCCTTTAGGAATGAATAAAAGTTTCCCAGATAGAAGGGATATTTACAGTAGAAAAGATACCATGTGTTTAGGTCAGTATGTAAGTTATAGCCTAGTGTTGTTTCTCTTCAGAAGAGGTGGATATGCTATTAAGGTTTTAGATAAACATGAAGCAAATGATGATAAACTGGATCTGACTGACTGTGCTGAGTTTGTTCAATCCAACCCTGAGCTTCGTGTTCTGTCATTTGCCCTCTAGATAAACCAGTGTCCCCATCAattccatttatcttcttttaggAGCATGCAGGTTGTCCCCTTGGACAAGCATATCACAATCATAGATAGTCCATGCTTCATTGTATCTCCATTTAACTCCTCCACTGCACTTGCTCTGCGAAGTCCAGCAAGTATTGAAGTGTTAAAGCCAGTGGAGGCTGCCAGTGCTATCCTGTCTCAGGCTGACACTCGACAGGTAAAAGAATCCCTTCCTTTGAGGTCCTTACCACCATTTCATCTTTTATCATAAGCATTTTATGTGTACTACATCAGATAATGacagttctatttattttttttaggtagTACTGAAATATACTGTCCCAGACTTTAAGAATTCTCTGGAATTTTTTACTATGCTTGCTCAGAGAAGAGGTCTGCACCAAAAAGGTGGAACCCCAAACATTGAAGGTGCTGCCAAACTGCTGTGGTCTGAGTGGACTGGGTAAGGCTTCTTTTTGTTGGCATTTTGTTGATCACATAGAATAAAggaaactgatttttgacaaatctTGTTTTTAATGACAGTGCCTCATTAGGTTACTATTGCCATCCTCCTACATTCTGGACAACTCCTCCACATTTTAATGAGACTATTATTGCAGACATGAAATGTGGTTTTAATCTGGAAGAACTGGAAAAGAACAATGCACACAGCATAAAAGGTGAGACTTGTGTTTGCCTGCTGTCTTTGTTGGCTGATAGGCCAGTAAGGCCCTATCTGTTTACATGGGATTTGTTCATTTCCTAGCCATCAGGGGCCCTCTTTTGGCCAACAGTATCCTTTTCCACTCTTTGGGTATGACAAGTGGAATAATAGAGGGAAAGGACATACATGAAGTAGTGCcaaaacagaaagaggaagaagaggaggagaaggaagatgaaATGAACAGTGACCAGGAAACTGTTGATAATAAAATTGATGTAAGTATGTTCTCCATTTCTTAAAGAGTTGTTTAAAGCTGAGGTGAGTTTTGTAGcattataatgtataatgaatGGTAAGGGGCACaagttagaaattaaataatttcaatttaggTATTTGAGGCTTGTGATCATTATTAGCCTTTATTTTGGACATCTGTTACATATACCGTCAAAGACTTAATTTTTCCAGGTACCCAATTACTTGGATTAGTGAGCAAAGGCTACTAATCCAGCACCTTTTTTTGGTCCCACAGGAAAAGAGCTCAGACATGTCCCCAGCAGAAGAGACATGGGAGGTGCTGCCTGAGGAGTCTACAGCAGGTGAGTCTGGGGCAAAGAGCTTCTAACAAAGCATCATGGTATAGAATCActcaggctttttaaaaataaaatctctattttCCTGAAATATAGGTGAACAGCCTGCAAGATCTTTTACCTTGGATAAACTGATTGAAGAGGATGATGCTTATGATTTCAGTACAGATTATGTGTAATAACAATGTCCTTTTATGAGAGGTTTTAACATTGTAAGACTGCTAAAGTGTTGTGTATAATGTGCATTTGTTATGGTGTGTGACATAAGCTGTAAATTTTGTGAATGTTGTATTCATTAAAACAATAAGGCAATTACAATATCTCGTATCACCTCTTATAATACCATATGAGTAGATGGAAATAGTTATCTggaagcaaacaacaaaaaaaccgaGATACCTATtgaaaaatgtaagttttatttaCAGATAGCCATAGGTTACAAAATTAAAACCAAGCAGCAGTTTTGAATTAGCTGGTAAGCTAGCTGAACTAGCTGTATCAACCATATGTGTCCATTTTTCTGGTAATTCAACATTATAGTAAGAAAACACTTGGTAAGGCAGATGGAAACTTATAGTCTATCTGGATGCTAGACAGGGCAATTTGTTATCTTTACCCAGCTGAAACATCTTTTTCCATGGGTTGTTACAGATAGGCATGGAAGCCTAGCAACTGTTACTTCCCACACATACTGTCTTGCAAGATTTCCTGAGAAAAGCTTATAGTttaaattctgtttcattttatgtttgagaTCTCTGTATATCTTCGGATTAGGCTGAATTTGCCTGTTGGATCTGGAATATACCATTTTTCCCAAACATCCATATGTGAAGCAGTCCTTCCCCATGGCTTAAAGTGTCCATTCCAATGGAGTAATTTGGCAGCTTTTACAAACTGAGGTGAATATCGTTTTCCAGCACTGGAACCTTaataattcagagaaaaagagCCAAATGATTGTACCAGTCAGACACTAGATAATGCTGCACCAAATTGTGCAGGAAATAGAAACAATGGCTACGTCCCATCTTTAGCTTAGGCTGTTTCTACTTACCAAGGTGGCGGACATTCCACATAGGGTCAATGGTGGAGTGCTGTTGATAAAATACGATAAGTAGAGGAGGTGTTGTGATGCTGCCAGCCAGTGTTCTGCTGTATAATCCCTCTCTTGGTGGGacagataacaaatgttagtgGAGAATACTATCTCCTGTTAGTCAAGATTCCCAGAGATGAAATACAAGAGTTTTCATAGCTGAGCCAGTTCCATACTTACTCCACATTGAGTTTCATCCATTTTTCCAGCTGGTTGGTTATGTTCTGTCGTTTCCATTCTGTCAGGTTTGCAACAAAAACTCCAGGATTAAATGAGCAGGTGCTGGCTTTCATCGAAAGCTTAcgaattctttccttttta is a window of Microcebus murinus isolate Inina chromosome 1, M.murinus_Inina_mat1.0, whole genome shotgun sequence DNA encoding:
- the GNL3 gene encoding guanine nucleotide-binding protein-like 3, with amino-acid sequence MKRPKLKKASKRMTCHKRYKIQKKVREHHRKLRKEAKKRGHKKPRKDPGVPNSAPFKEALLREAELRKQRLEELKQQQKLDRQKEQDKKRKLETNPGVKLSNVEPMKEEFGHCKTKNKAISGKQSSKKLYCQELKKVIEASDVVLEVLDARDPLGCRCPQVEKAIVQHGQKKLVLVLNKSDLVPMENLESWLNYLKKELPTVVFKASTNPRDKGRITKVKKKAAPFKSKVCFGKEGLWKLLEGFQETYGKAIQVGVIGFPNVGKSSIINSLKQEWICNVGVSMGLTRSMQVVPLDKHITIIDSPCFIVSPFNSSTALALRSPASIEVLKPVEAASAILSQADTRQVVLKYTVPDFKNSLEFFTMLAQRRGLHQKGGTPNIEGAAKLLWSEWTGASLGYYCHPPTFWTTPPHFNETIIADMKCGFNLEELEKNNAHSIKAIRGPLLANSILFHSLGMTSGIIEGKDIHEVVPKQKEEEEEEKEDEMNSDQETVDNKIDEKSSDMSPAEETWEVLPEESTAGEQPARSFTLDKLIEEDDAYDFSTDYV